In Turicibacter sanguinis, a genomic segment contains:
- a CDS encoding MerR family transcriptional regulator, translating into MTSAEVSKKYNISIDTLRYYEKIGLLPPIKRDSKGYRVYTEQDCNWIYYIKVMRNAGVSIEALIEYFDLFQKGESTINKRKTILLEQRDQLAKKVQEMQDTLAMLTHKIDIYEELLLKFEDEKLRGLEN; encoded by the coding sequence ATGACAAGTGCTGAAGTTAGTAAAAAATATAATATTTCTATTGATACATTACGGTATTATGAGAAGATTGGCCTTCTCCCACCTATAAAGCGTGATTCTAAAGGTTATCGTGTTTATACAGAACAAGATTGTAATTGGATTTATTATATTAAGGTGATGCGAAATGCAGGGGTTTCGATTGAAGCCTTAATCGAATATTTCGATTTATTTCAAAAAGGGGAATCCACGATTAACAAAAGAAAAACAATTCTTTTAGAACAACGCGATCAACTAGCTAAAAAGGTTCAGGAGATGCAAGACACATTAGCCATGTTAACTCATAAAATTGATATTTATGAGGAACTGCTATTAAAGTTCGAAGATGAAAAGTTAAGAGGATTAGAAAATTAA
- a CDS encoding 6-phospho-beta-glucosidase, whose amino-acid sequence MSQLPKNFLWGGAVAAHQVEGGYNKGGKGISIVDVLTGGAHGVDRIITETIEEGKYYPNHEAVDFYGHYKEDIALFAELGFKCFRTSIAWTRIFPKGDELEPNEEGLKFYDDLFDELLKYNIEPVITLSHFEMPHHLVKEYGGWKNRKVIDFFVRYSEVVMKRYKDKVKYWMTFNEINNQKNYKYPLFGYTCSGVIFNEDENPEQCMYQVVHHQLVASAKVVKLGHEINPDFQIGCMMACVPLYPYSCKPEDMMYSVESMHDRYLFSDVHVRGEYPSYAIKEWERKGFNIHMEPEDKDILKAGIVDYIGLSYYMTNAVKAGAVVEGNGLDGFPGSVPNPHVKSSDWGWQIDPIGLRYALNLLYERYQKPLFIVENGFGAIDKVEEDGSINDDYRIDYLKAHIEEMKKAVTLDGVDLMGYTPWGCIDCVSFTTGEYKKRYGFIYVDKHDDGSGTMKRMKKKSFNWYKNVIQTNGEEL is encoded by the coding sequence ATGAGTCAATTACCTAAAAACTTTCTATGGGGTGGAGCTGTTGCAGCCCACCAAGTAGAAGGTGGTTACAACAAAGGTGGTAAAGGAATCAGCATCGTTGATGTTCTAACGGGGGGAGCACATGGTGTAGACCGAATTATTACTGAAACGATTGAAGAGGGAAAATATTATCCAAATCATGAAGCCGTTGATTTTTATGGTCATTATAAAGAAGATATTGCATTATTTGCAGAACTTGGATTCAAATGTTTTAGAACATCAATCGCTTGGACACGAATCTTTCCAAAAGGTGATGAATTAGAACCAAATGAAGAAGGGTTAAAATTCTATGACGATTTATTTGATGAGTTATTAAAATATAATATTGAACCAGTTATCACCTTATCTCACTTTGAAATGCCACATCATTTAGTTAAAGAATATGGTGGATGGAAAAATCGTAAAGTGATTGACTTCTTTGTTAGATATAGTGAAGTGGTCATGAAACGTTACAAAGATAAAGTGAAATACTGGATGACCTTCAATGAAATCAATAATCAAAAAAATTATAAATATCCACTGTTTGGATATACTTGTTCAGGCGTTATCTTCAATGAAGATGAAAATCCAGAACAATGCATGTACCAAGTCGTGCATCATCAATTAGTCGCAAGTGCTAAAGTTGTAAAATTGGGACATGAAATTAATCCAGATTTCCAAATTGGATGTATGATGGCTTGCGTTCCATTATATCCATACTCTTGTAAACCAGAAGACATGATGTATTCAGTAGAATCGATGCATGATCGTTACCTATTCTCTGATGTTCATGTACGAGGAGAATACCCATCTTATGCCATTAAGGAATGGGAACGTAAAGGATTCAATATCCACATGGAACCAGAGGATAAAGATATCTTAAAAGCTGGAATCGTCGATTACATTGGATTAAGTTATTACATGACAAATGCGGTCAAAGCAGGTGCGGTTGTAGAGGGGAATGGATTAGATGGATTCCCTGGAAGTGTGCCAAATCCACACGTTAAATCATCAGATTGGGGATGGCAAATTGACCCGATTGGATTACGTTATGCCTTAAACTTATTATACGAACGTTATCAAAAACCATTATTCATCGTTGAAAATGGATTTGGAGCAATCGATAAAGTCGAGGAAGATGGATCAATTAACGATGATTACCGCATTGATTACTTAAAAGCACACATTGAAGAAATGAAAAAAGCTGTCACTTTAGATGGTGTTGATTTAATGGGATATACACCTTGGGGATGTATTGACTGTGTATCATTCACTACGGGTGAATATAAAAAACGTTACGGATTCATTTATGTTGATAAACATGATGATGGATCAGGAACCATGAAACGTATGAAAAAGAAAAGCTTTAACTGGTATAAAAACGTCATTCAGACAAATGGAGAAGAATTATAA
- a CDS encoding MurR/RpiR family transcriptional regulator, translating to MFNYEQIKKFTDVEILIYNYIMQNSQNIRYMTIRELADAVHVSTSAIMRFCKKLDCEGYAEFKVQFKMHLEETKEKQPLNDISEIIHYFQSVNNEEFEQNISQVAQLVSQAKQIIFVGIGTSGILGKYGARYFSNIGKFSYFIDDPFYPNIGGISDDAVVIMLSVSGETEQTLNLARFFLQQRCTLVSITNSTNSTLAKMSQYNLSYYMTNQKNQKEYDITTQVPVVFILESIGRRLTLNA from the coding sequence ATGTTTAATTACGAACAAATCAAAAAATTTACTGACGTAGAGATTTTAATCTATAACTATATCATGCAAAATTCTCAAAATATTCGTTATATGACGATTAGAGAACTAGCAGATGCGGTTCATGTTTCGACTTCTGCGATTATGCGCTTTTGCAAAAAACTTGATTGCGAAGGATATGCTGAATTTAAAGTGCAATTTAAAATGCATTTAGAAGAAACAAAAGAAAAACAACCATTAAACGATATTTCAGAAATCATACATTATTTTCAAAGTGTTAATAATGAGGAATTTGAGCAAAATATTAGTCAAGTTGCGCAATTAGTGAGTCAAGCCAAACAAATTATCTTTGTAGGGATTGGAACATCAGGAATTCTTGGAAAGTACGGAGCACGCTATTTTTCAAACATTGGAAAATTTAGTTACTTTATCGACGATCCATTTTACCCAAACATCGGAGGAATTAGCGATGATGCTGTTGTCATCATGCTATCGGTATCAGGAGAAACTGAACAGACATTAAACTTGGCCAGATTCTTTTTACAACAACGTTGTACGTTAGTTAGTATTACCAATAGTACAAACTCAACGTTAGCTAAAATGTCCCAATATAATCTATCGTATTATATGACCAACCAAAAAAATCAAAAAGAATATGATATTACAACTCAGGTTCCAGTCGTTTTTATTTTAGAATCCATTGGAAGAAGACTGACGTTAAATGCGTAA
- a CDS encoding PTS transporter subunit EIIC: MAIDYSQTAKELVAALGGNENINNVTHCATRLRFILKDHSVVDKETASKIKGVITTVEAGGQFQVVIGNHVKDAYEQVLKLVDVSEEKGSTSTEKVGVFSKIIDIISSIFAPFLYTLAACGILQGILGVLVALEWIDTAGGTYQVLNFISWTAFTFLPVLISITAAKKFKINEFIAVVIACALISPDYNAMVNDGTQLSFLGIQIQMLSYTSSVIPVILAVWVASYVARFFEKILPTVIRNLFTPMFTIAIMVPFTLLVFGPFGATIGGAIGDTYNYLYNLSPIVAGIIVGGLWQVLVIFGVHWGITPVTVGNYASLGYDTFTALQASAVFSQAGAAFGVFLKTKDKELKDVSLPAAITAVFGITEPVVYGVNLRLKKPMICGCIAGAIGGAIAGAFNAVSWSYNMPGIATIPAFFKAGHMTPFIGFLISIVVSFVLGMVLTMIVGFKEDNK, translated from the coding sequence ATGGCAATCGATTATAGCCAAACGGCAAAAGAATTAGTTGCTGCCTTAGGTGGCAATGAAAATATTAACAATGTAACACATTGTGCAACACGTTTACGTTTTATTTTAAAAGATCATTCAGTTGTTGATAAAGAAACAGCAAGTAAAATTAAAGGAGTTATTACAACAGTAGAAGCTGGAGGACAGTTCCAAGTTGTTATCGGAAACCACGTTAAGGATGCGTATGAGCAAGTTTTAAAATTAGTTGATGTAAGTGAAGAAAAAGGATCAACTTCAACTGAAAAAGTAGGAGTATTTAGTAAAATTATTGATATTATTTCAAGTATCTTCGCACCATTCTTATACACATTAGCTGCTTGTGGGATTTTACAAGGAATCTTAGGGGTACTAGTTGCGTTAGAGTGGATTGATACAGCAGGTGGAACATACCAAGTCCTAAACTTTATTTCTTGGACAGCGTTCACATTCTTGCCAGTTTTAATTTCGATTACAGCAGCGAAAAAATTTAAAATTAATGAGTTTATTGCTGTTGTTATTGCCTGTGCGTTAATTTCACCAGATTATAATGCAATGGTAAATGACGGAACACAGTTAAGCTTCTTAGGAATTCAAATTCAGATGTTAAGTTATACATCATCAGTTATCCCAGTTATTTTAGCAGTATGGGTAGCCTCTTATGTAGCAAGATTCTTTGAAAAAATCTTACCAACTGTTATTCGTAACTTATTTACACCAATGTTTACAATTGCTATCATGGTTCCATTTACGTTATTAGTATTCGGGCCATTCGGAGCAACAATTGGTGGAGCAATTGGAGATACATACAATTACTTATATAACTTAAGCCCAATCGTGGCAGGTATTATTGTGGGTGGACTTTGGCAAGTATTAGTTATCTTCGGGGTACATTGGGGAATCACACCTGTTACAGTTGGAAACTATGCATCACTTGGATATGATACATTTACGGCACTTCAAGCATCTGCAGTCTTCTCACAAGCCGGAGCAGCATTTGGAGTCTTCTTAAAAACAAAAGATAAAGAATTAAAAGACGTTTCATTACCAGCCGCTATTACAGCCGTATTCGGAATTACAGAACCTGTTGTTTATGGAGTTAACTTACGTCTGAAAAAACCAATGATCTGTGGATGTATTGCGGGAGCAATTGGTGGAGCTATTGCAGGAGCATTCAATGCTGTATCTTGGAGCTATAACATGCCTGGTATTGCAACAATCCCTGCTTTCTTCAAGGCAGGACACATGACACCATTCATTGGTTTCTTAATTTCAATCGTTGTTTCATTCGTACTTGGTATGGTCTTAACAATGATCGTTGGATTTAAAGAGGATAACAAATAA
- a CDS encoding aldo/keto reductase — protein MKQVTLNNGLKMPILGFGVYQITDLKECERAVLDAIEVGYRLIDTAQAYGNEEAVGRAIKKSSVPREELFITTKVWISNAGYEKARQSLEESLKKMQLDYIDLVLIHQPVNDYYGTYRAMEEMYKEGKIKAIGVSNFYPDRLVDICLCNEIIPAVNQVEVNVFHQQTDAQEYMKKYNVQMEAWAPFAEGKNDMFNQPLLKEIGTKYGKSVAQVILRWLVQRNIVVLAKSVRKERMEENINIFDFELSHDEMNRISELDKGESSFFSHYDPNIIEFLANLSR, from the coding sequence ATGAAACAGGTGACATTAAATAATGGATTGAAAATGCCTATTTTAGGGTTCGGTGTTTACCAAATTACAGATTTAAAAGAGTGTGAACGTGCGGTATTAGATGCGATTGAAGTAGGGTATCGATTAATTGATACCGCACAAGCGTATGGTAATGAGGAGGCAGTCGGAAGAGCTATCAAAAAATCATCGGTTCCAAGAGAGGAATTGTTTATTACCACAAAAGTATGGATTTCAAATGCAGGATATGAAAAAGCAAGGCAATCACTAGAAGAATCATTAAAAAAAATGCAACTTGATTACATCGATTTAGTTCTCATACATCAACCTGTTAATGATTATTATGGAACGTATCGCGCAATGGAGGAAATGTATAAGGAAGGGAAAATTAAGGCGATTGGAGTAAGTAATTTTTATCCGGATCGTTTAGTAGATATTTGTTTATGCAATGAAATTATTCCAGCCGTTAATCAGGTAGAAGTTAATGTCTTTCATCAGCAAACAGATGCTCAGGAGTATATGAAAAAATATAATGTTCAAATGGAGGCATGGGCACCCTTTGCTGAAGGTAAAAACGATATGTTTAATCAACCTCTTTTAAAAGAGATTGGAACGAAATATGGGAAGTCGGTTGCACAAGTTATCTTAAGATGGTTAGTTCAACGTAATATTGTTGTATTAGCTAAATCAGTCCGTAAAGAAAGAATGGAAGAAAATATAAATATTTTTGATTTTGAATTAAGTCACGATGAGATGAACAGGATTAGTGAATTAGATAAGGGTGAAAGTTCATTCTTCTCACACTATGATCCAAATATTATTGAATTTTTAGCTAATCTAAGTAGATAA